In Microvenator marinus, one genomic interval encodes:
- a CDS encoding bifunctional 5,10-methylenetetrahydrofolate dehydrogenase/5,10-methenyltetrahydrofolate cyclohydrolase, which yields MTFLANLEPLKLAANSGSDPRILDGRAVAAALRDEVKLGVDILREERGVIPKLVVVLVGDDPASQIYVRHKVRGCEVVGIESERRILPHDISQDTLHQVLRDLSADPSVNGILLQLPLPDHLNDIIAVEQISSFKDVDGFHYKNLGRLMSWASVLEPCTPRGVMTLMKARGIEVRGARAVVVGRSMVVGRPMAQMLVRDDATVTVCHRHTRDLAEHVGQAEILIVATGVPELVKGDWIRPGAVVFDVGISRVDGRLVGDVEFDAALERVQAITPVPGGVGPMTVATLLENTLRATLKAHKLKIEYGALIEAGDFE from the coding sequence ATGACATTTCTCGCAAATTTGGAACCTCTAAAGCTCGCTGCAAATTCTGGTAGCGACCCTCGAATTCTCGATGGCCGCGCTGTTGCAGCGGCTCTGCGCGACGAGGTCAAGCTCGGAGTTGATATCCTGCGCGAGGAGCGCGGGGTGATTCCGAAGCTTGTAGTGGTATTGGTCGGCGACGATCCCGCCTCCCAGATCTATGTCAGGCACAAGGTGCGTGGGTGCGAGGTGGTTGGGATAGAGAGTGAGCGTCGAATCCTTCCTCACGATATCTCTCAGGACACCTTACATCAGGTACTGCGCGACCTCTCTGCGGATCCAAGCGTCAATGGAATCCTCCTGCAGCTCCCGCTGCCCGACCATCTCAATGATATCATTGCCGTAGAGCAGATTTCCTCGTTCAAGGATGTGGACGGATTCCACTACAAGAATCTCGGTCGCCTGATGTCTTGGGCCAGCGTGCTTGAGCCGTGCACACCGCGCGGCGTGATGACGCTTATGAAGGCTCGAGGCATTGAGGTTCGAGGCGCGCGCGCTGTGGTCGTAGGCCGAAGTATGGTCGTCGGGCGGCCTATGGCGCAGATGCTGGTTAGGGACGATGCAACCGTGACCGTCTGCCATCGTCATACCCGTGACCTCGCCGAACACGTGGGGCAGGCGGAGATTTTGATTGTTGCGACGGGCGTTCCCGAACTCGTTAAGGGCGATTGGATTCGACCCGGCGCTGTCGTCTTCGATGTAGGGATTTCTCGGGTCGACGGGCGTCTGGTGGGCGATGTCGAGTTTGATGCTGCCCTCGAACGCGTTCAGGCGATTACTCCCGTTCCGGGTGGCGTGGGCCCGATGACTGTGGCAACACTCCTCGAGAACACACTTAGGGCTACGTTGAAGGCCCACAAACTCAAGATTGAATACGGTGCCTTAATCGAGGCTGGAGATTTTGAATGA
- a CDS encoding DUF72 domain-containing protein produces MALFPEKPIEYEPVNPRIYLGTAGWSYDDWDGVFYPEGLPPGQRLQHYAKRFRSVEIDSTFYGTPARKTVQHWYEKSPDGFVFSAKFPRSITHDARLVNCADETYRFIENMTELGEKLGPLLLQFPPSFSASAFGDLERYLHGLPDGLMYVIEVRHPSWLTDEFADLLKTWGVGLCLACDGPLSRFWRVTSRVVYIRFLGDHDAFDTFESVRRDRSEDLDWWVPRIHHITDHGGVVFAYVNNHYAGYSPDVVGLLEEKLRSRLANPENGE; encoded by the coding sequence ATGGCGTTGTTTCCCGAAAAACCGATTGAGTACGAGCCCGTGAACCCAAGGATCTACCTTGGGACCGCGGGTTGGTCCTATGATGATTGGGACGGGGTCTTCTATCCGGAAGGACTACCACCTGGCCAACGCTTGCAGCACTATGCGAAGCGCTTTCGTAGCGTGGAGATCGACTCGACTTTCTACGGAACCCCTGCGCGAAAGACAGTGCAACACTGGTACGAAAAGTCCCCGGACGGATTTGTCTTTTCTGCAAAATTCCCTCGCTCCATCACTCACGATGCCCGCCTGGTCAATTGTGCTGACGAAACCTATCGATTCATCGAAAATATGACCGAGCTTGGAGAGAAGCTCGGCCCGCTTCTGCTGCAGTTTCCGCCGAGTTTTAGTGCTTCGGCATTTGGTGACCTCGAGCGCTATCTACACGGGCTTCCAGACGGGTTGATGTACGTCATCGAGGTTCGACATCCGAGCTGGTTGACCGATGAGTTTGCAGACCTCCTCAAAACTTGGGGGGTTGGGCTTTGCCTGGCTTGTGATGGTCCACTTTCGAGATTCTGGCGAGTCACGTCTCGGGTGGTCTATATCCGGTTTCTTGGTGACCACGATGCGTTCGACACATTTGAATCCGTCCGCCGAGATCGCTCGGAAGACCTCGACTGGTGGGTTCCCAGAATTCACCATATCACCGACCATGGCGGGGTCGTCTTTGCCTACGTCAACAATCACTATGCAGGTTACTCTCCCGACGTGGTCGGTCTTCTGGAAGAAAAGCTCAGGAGTCGCCTCGCTAATCCGGAAAATGGCGAATGA
- a CDS encoding MBL fold metallo-hydrolase, translating into MTEFSVKIWGCRGSFPVSGITNTKYGGATSCVEVKVGKRSVILDAGTGITAAGHALNLVKNPRVYLFVTHAHFDHTLGLPYFNPMYRPDATVYIWGPRNSRFPSFEATVDALVGPPFHPVPLFEMLSKKVFADIGEADVVYFLKDSPTPVMLRPYHPDDFDKIPDESEVDFRVEVMRGYNHPKSGVNHYKVVAGDKSFVYATDTEGYVSGDRRLLKFAQDADLLIHDAMYTEERYVSMPVPTQGYGHSTVEIAAELARKANVKTLGLFHHDPTSEDSYLDEVGEFARGLFENSVVARDGLEFKL; encoded by the coding sequence ATGACCGAATTCAGTGTAAAGATATGGGGATGCCGTGGAAGCTTCCCTGTTTCTGGCATCACCAATACAAAATATGGCGGGGCGACGAGCTGCGTTGAAGTCAAAGTTGGTAAGAGAAGTGTGATTTTGGACGCTGGAACGGGAATCACCGCTGCCGGCCATGCCTTAAACCTCGTCAAAAACCCGCGCGTTTACCTTTTCGTCACGCATGCTCACTTCGACCACACGCTCGGCCTTCCTTATTTCAACCCGATGTATCGCCCCGACGCGACGGTCTATATCTGGGGGCCTCGAAACAGTCGTTTTCCGTCGTTTGAGGCCACAGTGGACGCCCTGGTTGGGCCTCCATTCCACCCGGTTCCTCTCTTTGAAATGCTTTCTAAAAAGGTCTTTGCCGACATAGGGGAAGCCGATGTCGTGTATTTCTTGAAGGACAGCCCTACTCCGGTCATGCTCCGGCCCTACCATCCCGATGATTTCGACAAAATTCCCGACGAATCTGAAGTCGATTTTCGAGTTGAAGTCATGCGTGGATACAACCATCCAAAGTCGGGCGTGAACCATTATAAGGTCGTTGCAGGCGATAAATCCTTCGTCTACGCCACCGATACCGAAGGCTACGTCAGCGGTGATCGTCGCCTGCTCAAGTTTGCGCAAGACGCCGATCTCTTGATTCACGACGCGATGTACACCGAAGAGCGCTACGTCTCGATGCCGGTCCCGACCCAGGGCTACGGACACTCGACGGTAGAAATCGCGGCTGAATTGGCGCGCAAAGCCAACGTGAAGACCCTGGGTCTTTTTCACCATGACCCGACCTCCGAGGACTCATACCTTGACGAGGTTGGCGAGTTTGCCCGTGGCCTATTCGAAAATTCTGTGGTAGCTCGCGACGGCCTAGAATTTAAGCTCTGA
- the trmB gene encoding tRNA (guanosine(46)-N7)-methyltransferase TrmB has protein sequence MANLDFRFDDYTEKFSSKMLAELRSYALEHPFEGPVSIEIGANRGKFLTELAERHPEKTYLGIEIRRSFAGISHRRLKRHGCSNADCIHADANLAIPILFDDGQIDEFFLLYPDPWWKSRHHKRRIIQESFLDLMERKMPKGGKVWIRTDVGPLADEMRDTLILHDAFEPIDVSDYPQEPLPWTNREQHCFEAGIPAHLVYFERV, from the coding sequence ATGGCCAATCTGGATTTTCGATTCGACGACTACACTGAGAAATTCTCAAGCAAGATGCTTGCAGAATTGAGGTCTTATGCGTTGGAACACCCCTTCGAGGGGCCCGTCTCCATCGAAATAGGAGCGAATCGTGGAAAGTTCCTTACCGAACTCGCCGAGCGCCACCCTGAGAAAACCTATCTCGGCATTGAGATTCGCCGAAGTTTTGCGGGAATCTCCCATCGCCGCCTCAAAAGGCACGGCTGCTCAAACGCTGATTGCATTCACGCAGATGCCAACTTGGCCATTCCAATCCTTTTCGACGACGGGCAGATCGACGAGTTTTTCCTCCTCTATCCTGACCCCTGGTGGAAATCGCGTCATCATAAGCGGCGAATCATTCAGGAGTCTTTCCTGGATTTGATGGAAAGAAAGATGCCCAAAGGTGGCAAGGTCTGGATTCGGACGGATGTGGGCCCGCTCGCTGATGAAATGCGAGACACACTTATCTTGCACGACGCATTTGAACCCATCGACGTTTCGGACTACCCACAGGAGCCCTTGCCCTGGACGAATCGGGAACAACATTGCTTCGAGGCCGGCATCCCGGCCCATCTGGTCTATTTTGAACGGGTCTAA
- a CDS encoding class I SAM-dependent methyltransferase, translated as MNAPNPSYIQVRQDMMDLVSRPWTRLLDVGCAQGATASALRDAQGQGTVCGIELDESLATLAKERLDEVLVMDAVEALETLVSRGEKFDLVLCGDVLEHLTDPWKALSLIRELCTPEAEVVISLPNVAHYSTMIALLRQRWPYEDRGVHDRTHLRWFAPKNLNELYEGAGFKEEKRKLTRRIIERPHPLNKKFEPIVSVIPILRSLTIFQCQSRLRPR; from the coding sequence GTGAACGCCCCAAATCCATCTTATATCCAAGTGCGCCAAGACATGATGGACCTGGTCAGCCGACCTTGGACACGACTTCTGGACGTGGGCTGCGCTCAGGGGGCCACTGCAAGCGCACTCAGAGACGCTCAGGGTCAAGGCACGGTCTGCGGCATTGAACTTGATGAATCCCTTGCAACGCTCGCGAAAGAACGCCTTGATGAAGTCTTGGTTATGGATGCTGTCGAGGCCCTTGAGACCTTGGTTTCTCGGGGTGAAAAATTCGACCTCGTCCTTTGTGGCGATGTGCTGGAGCATCTGACCGACCCGTGGAAGGCACTTTCACTCATCCGTGAGTTGTGCACACCCGAAGCAGAGGTCGTCATCAGCCTGCCGAATGTTGCCCACTACTCCACAATGATTGCCCTTCTGCGGCAGCGTTGGCCCTACGAAGATCGCGGCGTTCATGACCGCACGCACCTTCGGTGGTTTGCCCCAAAGAACCTCAACGAGCTCTACGAGGGAGCCGGTTTTAAGGAAGAAAAGCGCAAACTCACGAGGCGAATCATCGAGCGCCCTCACCCGCTGAATAAGAAGTTTGAGCCTATCGTCTCGGTGATACCGATCCTTCGCTCATTGACCATTTTCCAATGCCAGAGTCGACTGAGGCCAAGATGA
- a CDS encoding glycosyltransferase family 4 protein produces the protein MITVIGPNMGTNALGRALVLAELAKRLGHEVQIIGSLRKNQSVWGPARDSPIPIRTFPLYRQHHYLSAAKRVHELCASSDAVIISKSTPTSLGLALMAGVDPRRSILDIDDWEMGFRLARYKGGFGSRALTVLERGVSTLLPWTIETDVGVWLSEEMAPLYPWRTVSNEWLASRFGGHVVRHARDETVLDPLQVDSSEIRREISATNDRVWVGFIGTPRTHKGVNVLIDALARLKGKDAPGLMLFGFDETLSESVHLADLALQRLGADRLRVKGFFPLTELPAHVSAPDIICVPSVSSAATQGQIPAKLFDAMAMGKPVVVSDVNDMSKIVGEAGLVVPPEDSAALSAALNRLAQSPELRQKLGTLARQRFLENDSFAACAKELSAVLTPLLESNA, from the coding sequence ATGATTACGGTCATCGGGCCGAACATGGGCACCAATGCGCTTGGACGAGCACTCGTCTTGGCAGAGTTGGCCAAACGCCTAGGGCACGAGGTTCAGATCATCGGTTCATTGCGAAAAAACCAATCAGTCTGGGGCCCGGCACGAGATAGTCCGATTCCAATCAGAACCTTCCCTCTCTATCGGCAACACCACTACTTAAGCGCCGCCAAGAGAGTGCACGAGCTGTGCGCCTCTAGCGATGCGGTGATTATTAGCAAATCCACGCCCACGAGTCTTGGGCTCGCGTTGATGGCCGGCGTAGATCCTCGCCGCTCAATCCTCGACATCGACGATTGGGAAATGGGGTTTCGACTCGCGCGTTACAAAGGCGGTTTTGGCTCAAGAGCACTCACGGTCTTGGAAAGAGGCGTGTCCACTCTTCTACCCTGGACGATCGAGACCGACGTCGGAGTTTGGCTCTCCGAAGAGATGGCGCCTCTCTACCCCTGGCGAACTGTGTCAAACGAATGGCTGGCATCGAGATTTGGCGGACACGTGGTCAGGCACGCCCGTGACGAGACCGTCTTGGACCCGCTTCAAGTTGATTCGAGCGAGATACGGCGCGAGATTTCCGCTACCAACGATAGGGTTTGGGTTGGATTCATCGGAACGCCTAGAACGCATAAGGGCGTCAACGTGCTCATCGATGCGCTAGCTCGACTAAAGGGCAAGGACGCACCCGGCCTGATGCTTTTTGGATTTGATGAGACGTTGTCGGAGAGCGTGCATCTCGCTGATTTGGCACTGCAACGCCTCGGTGCCGACCGTCTGCGCGTGAAGGGCTTCTTCCCACTCACCGAATTGCCAGCACATGTTTCGGCGCCGGATATCATTTGTGTTCCGAGCGTCAGTTCGGCCGCAACCCAGGGGCAGATACCTGCAAAGTTGTTCGATGCCATGGCGATGGGAAAACCCGTTGTTGTGAGCGACGTCAATGATATGTCCAAAATCGTTGGCGAGGCCGGATTGGTAGTACCTCCCGAGGATTCGGCGGCATTGAGTGCCGCACTGAATCGCCTTGCCCAGTCCCCAGAGCTTCGTCAGAAGCTCGGCACACTTGCACGGCAAAGATTCCTCGAGAACGATAGTTTCGCTGCCTGCGCGAAAGAGCTTTCGGCTGTGCTCACTCCTCTACTAGAATCAAATGCATGA